The proteins below are encoded in one region of Neisseria bacilliformis:
- a CDS encoding TetR family transcriptional regulator, with product MRKTKEEAQKTREQLMQSALDTFLEHGVARTSLAAIARNAGVTRGALYWHFKNKEDLFEALFGQIFSACSASLSDGLKESGGHGLRRMLYDMFERIQSDDTHRKLFTIIHLKCEFTEETRAVFDVQKKYIALWKEQLHALIRRCTERGELPAALDPDRAVFYLHTVIDGLINIRLYEPETDLTAFAPPVIDSAVYTLRHSPVLLRPSENGRDGFGQTRPHRTRPQTTETARPRPSPPDTRPIRPNRRQKHPPHHLHLPRTGRLPLRKCGRALQTAAAAQRPKRAGYARTL from the coding sequence ATGCGCAAAACCAAAGAAGAAGCACAAAAAACCCGCGAACAGCTCATGCAGTCCGCCCTCGACACCTTCCTCGAACACGGCGTCGCCCGCACCTCGCTGGCCGCCATCGCCCGCAACGCCGGCGTAACGCGCGGCGCGCTCTACTGGCATTTCAAAAACAAGGAAGACCTGTTTGAAGCCCTGTTCGGGCAGATATTCAGCGCGTGCAGCGCATCGCTTTCAGACGGCCTCAAAGAATCCGGCGGCCACGGCCTGCGCCGCATGCTGTACGACATGTTCGAGCGCATCCAATCCGACGACACCCACCGCAAACTCTTCACCATCATCCACCTCAAATGCGAGTTCACCGAAGAAACCCGCGCCGTGTTCGACGTGCAGAAAAAATACATCGCCCTGTGGAAAGAACAGCTCCACGCCCTCATCCGCCGCTGCACCGAACGCGGCGAACTGCCCGCCGCCCTCGACCCCGACCGCGCCGTCTTCTACCTGCACACCGTTATCGACGGCCTCATCAACATCCGCCTCTACGAACCCGAAACCGACCTCACTGCCTTCGCCCCGCCCGTCATCGACAGCGCGGTTTATACCCTGCGCCACAGCCCCGTCCTGCTGAGGCCGTCTGAAAACGGCCGCGACGGATTCGGGCAGACCCGCCCGCACCGCACCCGCCCCCAAACCACAGAAACCGCCCGTCCCCGCCCGTCCCCGCCTGATACACGTCCAATCCGCCCAAACCGTCGGCAAAAACACCCGCCGCATCACCTTCACCTCCCCCGAACTGGCCGACTACCCCTGCGAAAGTGCGGGCGTGCCCTTCAAACTGCTGCTGCCGCACAGCGGCCAAAACGCGCCGGTTATGCCCGAACGCTTTGA
- a CDS encoding siderophore-interacting protein, which produces MADYPCESAGVPFKLLLPHSGQNAPVMPERFENDRPVWERPSEKPISRTYTVRAFDRAARTLAIDFVLHGGNGPAAAFAAQAAPGQTVGITAPKRGSLLKPATEYLMAGDLTALPAIAAMLEQLARSNPAARGKVFLLLPEPADLPELTRPAGIGIHPFFGGGEHNPAIAAAVAQSRPASGDCCVWFAAEAALVAALRPIARQQWQLPPARCYAVPYWRKGEAEEVYHQKRHEFVDSDA; this is translated from the coding sequence CTGGCCGACTACCCCTGCGAAAGTGCGGGCGTGCCCTTCAAACTGCTGCTGCCGCACAGCGGCCAAAACGCGCCGGTTATGCCCGAACGCTTTGAAAACGACCGCCCCGTATGGGAGCGGCCGTCTGAAAAACCCATCTCGCGCACCTACACCGTGCGCGCCTTCGACCGCGCCGCGCGCACCCTCGCCATCGACTTCGTGCTGCACGGCGGCAACGGCCCCGCCGCCGCCTTCGCCGCCCAAGCCGCCCCCGGCCAAACCGTCGGCATCACCGCCCCCAAACGCGGCAGCCTGCTCAAACCCGCCACCGAATACCTGATGGCGGGCGACCTCACCGCCCTGCCCGCCATCGCCGCCATGCTCGAACAACTCGCCCGCAGCAACCCTGCCGCACGCGGCAAAGTATTCCTGCTGCTGCCCGAACCCGCCGACCTGCCCGAACTCACCCGCCCCGCCGGCATCGGAATACACCCCTTCTTCGGCGGCGGAGAACACAACCCCGCCATCGCCGCCGCCGTCGCCCAATCCCGCCCAGCAAGCGGCGACTGCTGCGTCTGGTTCGCCGCCGAAGCCGCCCTCGTCGCCGCCCTGCGCCCCATCGCCCGCCAGCAATGGCAGCTCCCCCCCGCCCGCTGCTACGCCGTGCCCTACTGGCGCAAAGGCGAAGCGGAAGAGGTTTACCACCAGAAACGCCACGAATTTGTCGATAGCGACGCATAA